The following are from one region of the Mycetohabitans rhizoxinica HKI 454 genome:
- a CDS encoding recombinase family protein, whose product MSQKIMSDHLGRGAIVYVRQSTLSQVAEHKESQRRQYALADFARGLGFASVLTIDDDLGRSGSGAVDRPGFQKLVAAVCAGSVGAVFCLEASRLARNGRDWHHLVDLCALVGTLVIDHDGVYDPRLINDRLLLGLKGTMSEYELSLLRQRGLAARDSKASRGELRFALPPGYCWNELGKIEMDPGERVSGAISLVFAKFRQLGSARQVLLWAIQSQTSFPVMRNGVAGVRIDWKLPAYHTVIQILQHPMYAGAYVFGRKAQRTLVVDGHVRKTSGHSKAMKDWNVLLRNNHPGYITWDQFEEHQRMICENAHMKKRASRKSARGGRALLTGLVRCGRCASNDARDVWHAGRPRSSLPLPGRSGACRKLGLHRDWRRTYRSGCRSLDSGSRFPSCRGGCNTRRASC is encoded by the coding sequence ATGAGCCAGAAGATCATGTCTGACCACCTTGGCCGCGGCGCCATCGTATACGTGCGCCAGTCGACCCTAAGTCAGGTTGCCGAACATAAGGAGAGCCAGCGTCGCCAATATGCACTCGCTGATTTTGCACGTGGGTTGGGTTTTGCATCGGTCTTGACTATCGACGATGATCTCGGCCGTTCCGGTTCGGGGGCTGTCGATCGGCCCGGCTTCCAGAAACTGGTGGCTGCGGTGTGTGCAGGATCTGTCGGTGCGGTGTTCTGTCTCGAAGCATCCAGGCTTGCACGAAACGGTAGAGATTGGCACCACCTGGTTGATTTATGTGCGCTCGTTGGCACACTCGTTATTGATCACGATGGCGTCTATGATCCGCGACTCATCAACGACCGGCTCCTGCTCGGTTTGAAGGGCACAATGTCGGAATACGAGTTGAGCCTGCTACGGCAACGCGGACTGGCCGCGCGCGATTCGAAGGCTAGTCGCGGCGAATTGCGTTTCGCCTTGCCACCGGGCTATTGCTGGAACGAACTGGGGAAGATAGAGATGGACCCGGGCGAGCGGGTAAGTGGCGCGATCAGTCTCGTGTTTGCCAAGTTCAGACAGCTCGGTAGTGCTCGCCAAGTCTTGCTGTGGGCCATACAATCGCAGACAAGTTTCCCCGTCATGCGTAACGGTGTTGCGGGTGTGCGGATCGACTGGAAGCTGCCGGCATACCACACTGTTATCCAGATATTGCAGCATCCGATGTACGCCGGCGCGTATGTGTTTGGCCGCAAAGCGCAACGTACATTGGTTGTTGACGGGCATGTCCGGAAGACGTCAGGTCATTCGAAGGCCATGAAGGACTGGAACGTTCTACTACGGAACAACCATCCCGGCTATATAACGTGGGACCAGTTCGAAGAACATCAACGCATGATCTGCGAGAATGCACACATGAAGAAACGGGCATCCCGTAAATCCGCCAGAGGTGGGCGAGCGTTGCTGACCGGCCTGGTACGTTGTGGGCGCTGCGCATCGAATGATGCGCGTGACGTATGGCATGCGGGCCGGCCACGCTCATCGTTACCATTGCCGGGGAGATCAGGAGCGTGCCGCAAACTGGGTTTGCATCGGGATTGGCGGCGTACGTATCGATCAGGCTGTCGCAGCCTTGATTCTGGAAGCCGTTTCCCCTCATGCCGTGGAGGCTGCAATACTCGCCGCGCATCATGCTAA
- the tnpB gene encoding IS66 family insertion sequence element accessory protein TnpB (TnpB, as the term is used for proteins encoded by IS66 family insertion elements, is considered an accessory protein, since TnpC, encoded by a neighboring gene, is a DDE family transposase.), translating into MLNVVWLGDLIKVLWWSGDGMNLYAKRLEQGRFVWPQASSGSVHLSPAQLSMLLEGIDWRHPERTWQPTRAA; encoded by the coding sequence ATGTTGAATGTCGTGTGGCTCGGTGACCTTATCAAAGTCCTATGGTGGAGCGGTGACGGCATGAACCTGTATGCGAAGCGTCTGGAGCAAGGACGCTTTGTATGGCCTCAAGCGAGTTCGGGCAGCGTCCACCTCTCACCAGCCCAACTCTCCATGCTTCTGGAGGGCATCGATTGGCGACATCCCGAACGAACGTGGCAGCCCACACGCGCCGCATGA
- a CDS encoding transposase, producing MGRYTEQQKLRVVEDYFSCQSGLKTVAKRHDVDISAVRSWVAAYREHGDPS from the coding sequence ATGGGCAGGTACACCGAGCAGCAGAAGCTGCGAGTAGTTGAGGATTATTTTTCGTGTCAGTCGGGCCTGAAGACTGTCGCCAAGCGGCATGATGTCGATATTTCTGCGGTGCGCAGCTGGGTGGCGGCATATCGCGAACATGGGGACCCGTCCTGA
- a CDS encoding site-specific DNA recombinase → MILEAVSPHAVEAAILAAHHANAAGDDVKRALQLELEDAHYEVSLAARRYEAVDPTKRLVARELEARWNAALERVAQLEERLSQFDAEAASRPRIDEAGLMALAADLQLAWNAPDTDARTKQRLTRILIQEVVIDLDDDANEAVVTVHWTGGRHTEARVPRTSVGRYPSDRYPSPVEVLRKLGGYWTDLDLAVTMNRMRCKTAHGQSWTVVRVAELRKRLGIEPFDPTAPHIETISVEEASRRLNIYTSSVHRLIREGVLPTTQLMPSAPWQIPVAALDSEAVRQGVIAIKERRPPHFKTRQDAEKSLKLPGF, encoded by the coding sequence TTGATTCTGGAAGCCGTTTCCCCTCATGCCGTGGAGGCTGCAATACTCGCCGCGCATCATGCTAACGCTGCTGGGGACGATGTAAAGCGTGCGCTGCAACTCGAACTCGAAGATGCGCACTACGAGGTCTCACTGGCTGCGCGCCGGTACGAGGCGGTAGATCCTACAAAAAGGCTCGTCGCTCGTGAACTCGAAGCGCGGTGGAACGCAGCATTGGAGCGGGTAGCGCAGCTCGAAGAGCGGCTCTCACAGTTTGACGCCGAAGCGGCATCGCGTCCAAGGATCGACGAAGCCGGACTCATGGCGCTCGCTGCCGATTTGCAGTTAGCGTGGAATGCACCCGATACGGACGCTCGTACCAAACAACGCTTGACTCGCATCCTCATTCAAGAGGTGGTAATCGATCTTGATGACGACGCAAACGAAGCCGTGGTCACAGTTCACTGGACCGGAGGTCGACATACCGAGGCCCGCGTGCCCCGCACGAGCGTGGGGCGCTACCCCAGTGACCGTTACCCGAGCCCCGTAGAGGTCTTGCGCAAGCTCGGCGGCTATTGGACAGATCTCGATCTAGCGGTCACCATGAATCGTATGAGATGTAAGACAGCGCACGGGCAGTCATGGACCGTTGTGCGCGTCGCCGAACTACGCAAGCGTCTGGGGATTGAGCCTTTCGATCCAACCGCTCCGCACATCGAAACAATCAGCGTAGAAGAAGCCTCGCGGCGATTGAATATCTACACGAGCTCGGTTCATCGACTGATTCGCGAAGGCGTTCTGCCTACAACTCAGCTCATGCCTTCCGCACCATGGCAGATTCCGGTTGCCGCCCTCGACTCTGAGGCCGTCAGGCAAGGCGTGATCGCTATCAAGGAACGGCGGCCACCTCATTTCAAGACCCGACAGGACGCCGAGAAGTCGCTCAAGCTGCCTGGATTTTAA
- the tnpC gene encoding IS66 family transposase: MLYTAEHAGHLPDDIDALKRIIASRDETIARLLSEIARLKRWQYGRSSKRVAELMGQLQLALCDLPIPEQDFDVPAAAKLSDEDAGLEATGTPKVISLRRKPRQLPAHLPRETIVHAPTNCGCPKCGAKMRALGEDVSEMLDYVPDYFKVLRHVRPKLSCSRCAMVVQEAAPSRPITRGMAGAGLLAQVVTAKYADHTALYRQAGIYRRAGIELNRATLASWVREAAELLQPLADALGRYVREGEKIHTDDTPLPVLEPGRGKMRTARLWTYVRDERSAASRAPPAVWYRYSADRKGERPREHLMGYSGILQADAYSGYDALYRDGTIVEAACWAHARRKFYDLYELDHSTIAEQALRRIGALYAVEREIRGQTPDERLSVRQQRCEFLLLSLKAWLEHTLSQISVKSGLAKVIKYSLTHWRALTRYCEDGRIEVDNNTAERAIRPLVLGRRNYLFAGSDAGGHSAAVIYSLIGTARLNGVEPFAYLRAVFERVADHPINHIDELLPWRVVPTEHVEQQAA; encoded by the coding sequence ATGCTTTACACTGCCGAGCATGCCGGCCATCTGCCCGATGACATTGACGCACTGAAGCGCATCATCGCCTCGCGCGACGAAACTATTGCGCGACTGCTGTCCGAAATCGCACGCCTGAAACGCTGGCAGTACGGGCGTTCATCCAAGCGCGTAGCGGAATTGATGGGTCAGCTGCAGCTCGCACTCTGCGATCTGCCGATACCCGAACAAGACTTTGACGTTCCTGCCGCGGCAAAGTTGTCTGACGAAGACGCAGGCCTTGAGGCAACGGGCACACCAAAGGTTATTTCCCTGCGCCGCAAACCAAGGCAATTGCCCGCCCATCTGCCGCGCGAAACGATCGTGCATGCGCCGACGAATTGCGGCTGCCCGAAGTGCGGCGCAAAGATGCGCGCGCTCGGCGAGGACGTGTCCGAAATGCTCGACTACGTGCCGGACTACTTTAAAGTCCTGCGGCACGTACGGCCAAAGCTAAGTTGCTCACGTTGTGCGATGGTGGTTCAGGAGGCTGCTCCTTCAAGGCCGATCACGCGAGGCATGGCTGGTGCTGGACTACTCGCCCAGGTGGTCACCGCCAAGTACGCTGATCACACTGCGTTGTATCGGCAAGCGGGTATCTATCGACGTGCCGGCATTGAACTGAATCGTGCAACCCTGGCCTCGTGGGTACGCGAGGCGGCTGAGTTGCTACAGCCGTTGGCTGATGCACTGGGACGCTACGTGCGCGAAGGCGAAAAGATTCATACCGACGACACGCCCTTGCCTGTGCTGGAGCCGGGGCGCGGAAAAATGCGCACAGCACGATTGTGGACCTACGTGAGGGACGAGCGTTCCGCCGCAAGTCGCGCCCCGCCCGCCGTTTGGTATCGGTACTCTGCTGACCGCAAGGGTGAGAGACCACGCGAACATCTGATGGGCTACAGCGGAATCTTGCAAGCAGATGCCTATAGCGGGTATGACGCGCTGTATCGCGACGGCACGATCGTCGAGGCTGCGTGTTGGGCGCACGCTCGTCGTAAGTTCTACGATCTGTACGAGTTAGACCATTCTACGATCGCCGAGCAAGCGCTGCGCCGAATCGGCGCCTTGTACGCCGTTGAGCGCGAAATTCGCGGCCAGACACCTGACGAACGTCTATCGGTTCGTCAGCAACGCTGCGAGTTTTTGCTCCTCAGCCTAAAGGCCTGGCTCGAACATACACTGTCGCAAATCTCGGTGAAGTCAGGTCTGGCCAAGGTGATTAAGTACTCGCTGACGCATTGGCGAGCGCTCACGCGGTACTGCGAAGACGGACGCATCGAAGTGGACAATAACACCGCTGAGCGAGCTATCCGGCCACTCGTGCTCGGCAGGCGCAACTATCTGTTCGCAGGCTCGGACGCAGGAGGCCACAGTGCGGCGGTGATCTATAGCTTGATCGGAACGGCACGCCTGAACGGTGTCGAGCCATTTGCCTACCTGCGCGCGGTGTTCGAGCGCGTCGCCGATCATCCCATCAACCACATCGACGAGTTACTTCCATGGCGCGTGGTGCCCACGGAGCACGTCGAGCAGCAAGCCGCATGA